The following are encoded together in the Glycine soja cultivar W05 chromosome 5, ASM419377v2, whole genome shotgun sequence genome:
- the LOC114413564 gene encoding casein kinase 1-like protein 3: MERIVGGKYKLGRKIGSGSFGEIYLATHIDTFEIVAVKIENSKTKHPQLLYEAKLYNILQGGSGIPNIKWSGIDGEDNVLVIDLLGPSLEDLFVYCGRKFSLKTVLMLADQMITRIEYVHSKGFLHRDIKPDNFLMGLGRKANQVYIIDFGLAKRYRDSTTNRHIPYRENKNLTGTARYASCNTHLGIEQSRRDDLESLGYVLLYFLRGSLPWQGLKAATKKQKYDKICQKKLSTPIEVLCKSHPVEFASYFHYCHSLTFDQRPDYGFLKRLFRDLFARDGYDFDYVFDWTILKYQQSQKNVMLPPLSPVPGASNSRAIPMDIDNHQGLNSYSGHVKERIRAGDATGSGVKIQFKSPVGKNLSYEKPLDKNIFGEANIPSTSFSPASTSQRNSLKQSLSAEASNPGHAQGSKIGPSSSLMSSLQHMSSAK; encoded by the exons ATGGAACGCATCGTTGGCGGCAAGTACAAGCTCGGCCGCAAGATCGGAAGTGGATCCTTCGGCGAAATCTACCTCG CGACGCATATTGATACCTTCGAGATCGTCGCCGTCAAGATC GAGAATAGTAAAACAAAACATCCACAACTGCTTTACGAGGCAAAGCTATACAATATTCTTCAAGGAGGAA GTGGCATTCCGAACATAAAATGGTCTGGCATAGACGGGGAGGATAATGTGCTTGTTATTGATTTGCTTGGGCCGAGTCTTGAGGATCTCTTTGTGTATTGTGGAAGGAAGTTTTCATTGAAGACAGTATTAATGTTGGCTGATCAAATG ATCACTAGAATAGAATATGTGCATTCTAAAGGATTTTTACACAGGGATATTAAACCTGATAACTTTCTCATGGGACTTGGTCGAAAGGCCAACCAG GTTTACATAATTGATTTTGGGCTTGCAAAACGATATCGGGATTCCACTACCAATCGCCACATCCCTTACAG GGAGAACAAAAACTTAACGGGTACTGCTCGATATGCAAGTTGCAATACTCATCTTGGGATTG aGCAAAGTCGCCGGGATGATTTGGAATCACTAGGATATGTACTTCTGTACTTCCTAAGAGGAAG CCTTCCTTGGCAAGGTCTAAAGGCGGCTACAAAGAAACAGAAGTATGATAAAATATGCCAGAAGAAATTATCAACTCCTATTGAG GTACTATGCAAATCTCATCCTGTAGAGTTTGCTTCGTACTTCCATTACTGCCACTCTTTGACATTTGATCAACGACCTGATTATGGTTTCTTGAAGCGCCTATTTCGGGACCTATTTGCTCGTGATG GTTATGATTTTGATTACGTTTTTGATTGGACCATTTTGAAGTACCAGCAATCTCAAAAGAATGTAATGCTCCCTCCATTATCT CCAGTTCCAGGAGCAAGTAACAGTCGTGCAATTCCAATGGATATTGACAATCATCAAG GTCTTAATTCATATTCAGGGCATGTTAAAGAGCGTATTAGAGCTGGTGATGCTACTGGTTCTGGTGTTAAAATTCAGTTTAAATCACCAGTGGGTAAAAATTTGAGTTATGAGAAACCACTTGACAAAAAT ATTTTTGGAGAAGCAAATATTCCCTCTACTTCATTTTCTCCTGCTAGTACTTCACAAAGGAACTCCTTGAAGCAATCCTTGTCTGCTGAAGCTTCCAACCCTGGACATGCACAAGGCAGTAAAATTGGCCCTTCAAGTAGCTTGATGTCATCTCTGCAGCACATGTCTTCTGCTAAATGA
- the LOC114413566 gene encoding transmembrane protein 234 homolog isoform X2, giving the protein MEKMIAVGIVWGATNAIMRRGALLWDEALKSSAKPHPHSTLCQKMRISVGNWVKLLSIWQYSIPFLINLSASATFFAILSDAPLSLAVPVTNATTFAATAVFGILLGERTHLPRAFFGFKGSW; this is encoded by the exons ATGGAGAAGATGATCGCAGTGGGTATAGTATGGGGCGCCACCAACGCTATCATGCGCCGGGGTGCGCTACTCTGGGACGAAGCTCTGAAATCCTCCGCAAAGCCACATCCGCACTCAACTCTGTGCCAAAAAATGCGCATCTCCGTCGGGAACTGGGTCAAGCTTCTCTCCATTTGGCAATACTCGATCCCCTTCCTCATCAACCTCTCCGCCTCCGCCACTTTCTTTGCCATCCTCTCCGACGCCCCGCTCTCCCTCGCCGTCCCCGTCACCAACGCCACCACCTTCGCTGCCACCGCTGTCTTCGGCATCCTCCTCGGCGAACGCACCCACCTACCCCGCGCTTTCTTCG GATTCAAGGGAAGTTGGTGA
- the LOC114413566 gene encoding transmembrane protein 234 homolog isoform X1, translating into MEKMIAVGIVWGATNAIMRRGALLWDEALKSSAKPHPHSTLCQKMRISVGNWVKLLSIWQYSIPFLINLSASATFFAILSDAPLSLAVPVTNATTFAATAVFGILLGERTHLPRAFFDKRIQHYSVHREVSEQEWNHQERDK; encoded by the exons ATGGAGAAGATGATCGCAGTGGGTATAGTATGGGGCGCCACCAACGCTATCATGCGCCGGGGTGCGCTACTCTGGGACGAAGCTCTGAAATCCTCCGCAAAGCCACATCCGCACTCAACTCTGTGCCAAAAAATGCGCATCTCCGTCGGGAACTGGGTCAAGCTTCTCTCCATTTGGCAATACTCGATCCCCTTCCTCATCAACCTCTCCGCCTCCGCCACTTTCTTTGCCATCCTCTCCGACGCCCCGCTCTCCCTCGCCGTCCCCGTCACCAACGCCACCACCTTCGCTGCCACCGCTGTCTTCGGCATCCTCCTCGGCGAACGCACCCACCTACCCCGCGCTTTCTTCG ATAAGAGAATTCAGCATTATTCAGTACATCGTGAGGTGAGTGAACAAGAATGGAATCACCAAGAACGTGACAAGTAG
- the LOC114413565 gene encoding probable xyloglucan endotransglucosylase/hydrolase protein 26, with protein MSKFEKMWVALLMIAVVPNTIQVDANIYKSMHLTWGVQHASILGEDLHLVLDKTSGSAAQSKRSFLFGSIEMLIKLVPGNSAGTVTAYYLSSAGSQHDEIDFEFLGNSTGQPYTVHTNIYTQGKGSREQQFYLWFDPTADFHNYTIHWNPTAIVWYVDSVPIRVFRNYEKEGIAYPTKQGMRVYTTLWNADDWATRGGLVKTDWHSAPFTARFHHFRARACKWGGAKSINQCASNLPANWWTSRRYKQLSHSQMGQLNWVRNNYMIYDYCTDTKRFNGQIPPECFKPQF; from the exons atgtcaaaatttgaaaaaatgtggGTAGCTTTGTTAATGATTGCAGTCGTACCCAACACTATCCAAGTGGATGCCAACATTTACAAGAGCATGCACCTCACTTGGGGTGTTCAGCACGCGTCAATTCTGGGCGAAGACCTTCATCTTGTGTTGGATAAAACCTCAG GATCAGCTGCTCAATCAAAGAGATCATTCTTATTTGGAAGCATTGAAATGCTAATCAAGCTGGTACCTGGTAATTCTGCCGGAACAGTTACAGCCTACTAT TTATCCTCTGCAGGAAGCCAACATGACGAGATAGATTTTGAGTTCTTAGGCAACAGTACAGGACAGCCATACACTGTCCACACTAACATATACACACAAGGAAAAGGAAGCAGAGAGCAACAATTTTACCTCTGGTTTGACCCAACTGCTGATTTTCACAATTACACCATTCACTGGAATCCCACAGCAATTGT GTGGTATGTTGATAGTGTGCCAATTCGGGTTTTTCGAAACTACGAAAAAGAGGGAATTGCTTACCCAACCAAGCAAGGAATGAGGGTTTACACAACCCTATGGAATGCAGACGACTGGGCAACCAGAGGCGGCCTTGTTAAGACGGACTGGCACAGCGCACCATTCACGGCCAGATTCCACCATTTCAGAGCAAGGGCTTGCAAGTGGGGCGGAGCAAAGAGCATCAATCAATGTGCCTCCAATCTCCCAGCAAATTGGTGGACTTCCCGGAGATACAAGCAGCTGAGTCACTCCCAGATGGGGCAACTGAATTGGGTCAGGAACAACTACATGATCTATGACTACTGCACAGATACCAAAAGATTCAACGGACAAATCCCTCCGGAATGCTTTAAACCACAATTCTAG